A window of Amaranthus tricolor cultivar Red isolate AtriRed21 chromosome 8, ASM2621246v1, whole genome shotgun sequence genomic DNA:
TCTCTAAAAACTGATTAAAATAGAACTGAAGAAAATATAAAGCATAAAGGTCGAATATTTAGGCATGGCACCGGCAAAGAAAGGCAAAGGAAACAGTGAGCCGACTCGTCCGAGTCAACCCAGAGATTTTCCATCATGTCTAAAATCACTATCTCCTTCTTCCGTCGCCATTACCATCCACGCTAAACCCGGTTCCAAACTCTCAGCTATAACTGGTAATTTTCCCTCTTTTACTTGTTCTCTGAGTTTTTTCCAGaaacaaattattaatatattttagaataattattgaaaaaaataaatagatgtAAGTGAGGACGCAGTTGGAGTACAGATCGATGCTCCTGCTAGAGATGGTGAAGCTAATTCCGCTTTGCTTGATTTTATTAGCTCTGTATGTCCTTTtatcctttttatttatttgggtattttgttttttgatctTTAATTGCCCATCCCAAACCAATTGCATGCCAAAATTTTCGATTTTTTTCATGTGAGAATTGTTTTATTGATACCATATTTTATAGAAGTTAAATTGTCGTTGAATAAATTTTAAGGCAATGAACAATATGGCCTGAGCGGGCCAATATGGAGAGGTTGTAGGACTTCATACCCACCCTAGCCACCACTCAAAGCGGGTGTAACTTTTCATAAGTGAGTCTGCCTAGGCAATAAACCACGTCATTTGATTGTGAAACCCtaataaaagtaaattgaaaaccctataataatatatttaattcgCCATGCTTAGATTTTCCTGCGCCCAGATGGACATATCTGCTCACCACCCACAAATTTGTCGATGTTGTGCAAAACCTGCGAAATTGCACCCCACCTGCATTGCCATCCCTAAGTTTGGATTTTGCCCTAAAATTTGTTGTTTGATcatgattaaaattttattgcATAGACATGCTATGATGTTGTGTATAAAATCAATTTGCAATGTTTTGCTAATTTGATatcattgttttcaattcattcATATGCTCTTTGGGTGTTTTGGTGCTCTAATGTGGACCACGTTAAGCTTGATATCTTGTTGGATGAAGTTAAAATTTTGAAGAAATTGTGTTTTGGGAGCTTAGGAGTCTGATgaagtggaaaaaaaataaacttaatttgCAAGGCATTTCACTaataataaacgtcttgtttcTACTTTTGTCAAACCTACAATCTCATAATAAAATGTGAATAACCCGATGCCATCAATTGGCTCTCACCAAGGTGATATATGGAGGAGTCGAATGTACGCAATCTTATGTTTTTTAGTgaaaacaaagaggttgtttttgaATGGCTCTTGGTAGCGAACATTATTTGCAAATTCTAGAttagaagtgcacatgattaatgaatattttgatatagtctattataattcgaaatcgaagaattataaatctttggcccCATAAGGGAAAGCCAAACCTACAATCACAAAGGCATTGGAAATTCATATCTTTTGACCTGCCATTCTTCCAGAGAAATGCACTGTTCAGAGTGTATATGTGCAAGTATTATTCTATATGTAATATAGTTAAGGGATATTTCTTTGGGGAAATGCGACATgtggtttttttttgcttttgttCACATGATAGCATCAAACTTGTACACTAATTAGCTCCGTGGTATTAATGAGGCAACACTATGTGtttatcattaattttatttaaattaatgatAACTTGTGTGATGTGAGTAGTATTATGAGGAAAGtcaatttaataaattagaaGGTTTATCCCATATTATACATGTCGTATGTGAAATTATACTAAAGGTGAGTGAACTAATCAAGTTCGTCAATCCAAAAACTAAAATTCAAAGAGAATAAAGCACCAAGCGTTATTTTGATGGAATTCAAGCAAACATCAGGGAAATGAATGATTTGTACTTATGGATAAAAATAATCTAGCAAAAGAGTTTCTTGTCAAGTTTAGAAAACAGTCTCTTGTCATCCATCTAGATGAAACATACATTGCAATAACAATCCCAATTGAAAAGAGTACATTAATCAAATTCATATTCTGATTTACAAAAAACGTGCGAAGTCAACTTATCCAAGTTTCAGAATATGTAGAAAATTACTTCATTGAACAAAAATTCATGCTTGTGAAGGCGGCTGAGCTACAAGTCTACATGTTAATTTAGTAATTaggtttttttgttttgattttgaagtgagagaaaaaaaaagaccGAGATGGATAGAATCACTACACTGTCATCATACACTATAACTATAAGCCAAattctttatatttaatattctcatagtaaattaaataaaattactttccCTTGAGCGGATAGCGGGAATCGAACCCGCGTCTTCTCCTTGGCAAAGAGAAATTTAACCATTCGACTAACAATCTATACATTGTCTGAAGGTTACAAACCAAAAGGGAATCAGACTAATTACTTTAGTGAGCAAAGGGTGGAGCTAATGAAGGCATAACTCAATAGTGAGGGGTAGCGTTAATTTGGGCGTCCTCTTGCTCTCTTTGAATGTTGTATCAAACAATAATTGAACAACCCGAATGATGACTAGATTATGGAAAGGTTCATAAAATATTTGTTGCAGGGAACAGCCAAACGTGTACTCAACGGTTTTTCACTTATGTATGAATATGATATGATGTGGTTCTGCTGACAAATCTTTGCAACTAATCTTGTGTAGATATATTAGATTTATAGGCTATATAGTTTTTGATTCTATATTTTACCTCTTCAACATATAATAAAAAccatcacaaacattttcatttcAAAACATTATCAGAACAATTCAGTTTTGGTACTACACTCTACACTCGAGTATCTTGAGCAATTAAGACCTGGTTAAACCttctttttagattttttagcaTCAACTAAAACTTTCTTCCTCGTGTTTAGATTTTGTACGACGACTGCGTAGGAAAAGTTATATAGTGGCTTGTTCAAATAATTCAGAGGACTCACAACGATTTTGGATTAAAATGGCCCTTTTCCATATTTGGACATTCTATCATCTCCATCATGCTTCCTATATATTCTTCTTCACCTTGATGGGCCGTATGGTCAAACATTCCTGCGATTTATATCCACTAAATACAATCAAATCATGTTTTGAGTTGTTTTCACCTTTTCAGAGAGTGTGAAACCGATTCAACATATGTTTCCATTCCACCCAAGGGCTAGAAATCTCTGTACAAAGCACATTCCAAAAACAAGGTCGCATTGCATtagccgcgttgtaaaggttttcaaaaaataaaaagcgTAGTGACATTTCCCACGCTTTTGAGTTATAAAAAATGCGTTTTGGATTGTATCAAAGGATATCTAATGGTGTTGACTGATATTTAGGTGTTATGATAACCACATCATTGTTCCATTACTGCAATCATGACCGTTACCACATGTTGCGTTATTGTTAAAAGGGACCGAACTATGTGCTACTATATCAGACTGTTATTGAGGTGAAAGAGTTTGGAACAGTATAACATGATTTGTTCATTAATATGTTTTTCGTATTCGTTATTCACTCAACATGGTCTAAAAGTAGCTCAAGACCAACCAAAATTCATTGTCTCGATTTGCGATTGCAAaaagattagcgaatcatgtggcACTTATTTAGAAGTATTTTGTGAAGATATAAAAGGTTTCTAAATTGAAAGCTTGTTCTATGCTCCCATGTACCAATCCTTCATGAAGCCTGGAATTTGTGAAATTGATTGTGAGTTATCTTGGTTGCTTCAATTTGGTGTATATAATATTTGCATGGAGGgcaatttaaaaaagaaatagtACTATATATCTATCTCTTATCCTTTTTTAAGAGACTCATCTTGTGTTTATATTTTAGATGTATAGGCTATTGGTTGTGCTTAGGCGTGAAACCTTTTCAACTTATACAAACCAATTTTGGTGCCTAATTCTTCAATTTAGCATCTCAAGCAGCCCGGTTTAAGCCTTCATTAGATTGTGAGGCAAAA
This region includes:
- the LOC130820181 gene encoding uncharacterized protein LOC130820181, with amino-acid sequence MAPAKKGKGNSEPTRPSQPRDFPSCLKSLSPSSVAITIHAKPGSKLSAITDVSEDAVGVQIDAPARDGEANSALLDFISSVLGVKKRQVSIGSGSKSRDKVVIVQDVTLQSVLDALNRAMKS